The following coding sequences are from one Aeromicrobium duanguangcaii window:
- the ilvD gene encoding dihydroxy-acid dehydratase, with amino-acid sequence MAETPDTPEIDIKPRSRDVTDGLEKTAARGMLRAVGMGDDDWVKPQIGVASSWNEITPCNLSLDRLAKAVKEGVHAGGGYPLEFGTISVSDGISMGHEGMHFSLVSREVIADSVEVVMSAERLDGSVLLAGCDKSLPGMLMAAARLDLSSVFLYAGSTLPGSVDGKDVTIIDAFEAVGACMKGLISREQVDKIERAICPGEGACGGMYTANTMASAAEALGMSLPGSAAPPAPDRRRDDYAKKSGEAVVELLRKGITARDIMTLEAFENAITVVMALGGSTNAVLHLLAIAREAGVPLTLDDFSRVGDKVPHLGDLKPFGRYVMNDVDKVGGIPVIMKALLDAGLMHGDVMTVTGKTMAENLAHIDLGLDGDVIRPLDKPIHKTGGLTILHGSLAPEGAVVKSAGFDESVFRGTARVFDGERAAMDALEDGTVVAGDVVVIRYEGPKGGPGMREMLAITGAIKGAGLGKDVLLLTDGRFSGGTTGLCVGHVAPEAVDGGPIAFVRDGDPITLDVANKTLDVEIEEAELEQRKVGWEPNPPKYTSGVLAKYRKLVSSAAHGAVTG; translated from the coding sequence ATGGCCGAGACCCCTGACACCCCCGAGATCGACATCAAGCCGCGGAGCCGCGACGTCACCGACGGTTTGGAGAAGACCGCCGCGCGGGGCATGCTCCGCGCGGTCGGGATGGGGGACGACGACTGGGTGAAGCCTCAGATCGGCGTGGCCTCCAGCTGGAACGAGATCACCCCCTGCAACCTGTCCCTCGACCGCCTCGCGAAGGCCGTCAAGGAGGGCGTGCACGCCGGTGGCGGCTACCCGCTGGAGTTCGGCACGATCAGCGTCTCCGACGGCATCTCCATGGGCCACGAGGGCATGCACTTCTCGCTCGTCAGCCGTGAGGTCATCGCCGACTCGGTCGAGGTCGTCATGTCGGCCGAGCGCCTCGACGGCTCGGTCCTGCTGGCCGGCTGCGACAAGTCCCTGCCCGGCATGCTCATGGCTGCCGCGCGCCTCGACCTGTCCAGCGTCTTCCTCTACGCCGGCTCGACCCTGCCGGGCAGCGTCGACGGCAAGGACGTCACGATCATCGACGCCTTCGAGGCCGTCGGCGCCTGCATGAAGGGCCTCATCTCCCGCGAGCAGGTCGACAAGATCGAGCGCGCGATCTGCCCCGGTGAGGGCGCCTGTGGCGGCATGTACACCGCCAACACGATGGCCTCGGCCGCCGAGGCGCTCGGCATGAGCCTGCCCGGCTCGGCCGCGCCGCCGGCCCCCGACCGCCGCCGCGACGACTACGCCAAGAAGTCCGGCGAGGCCGTCGTCGAGCTGCTCCGCAAGGGCATCACCGCCCGCGACATCATGACGCTCGAGGCGTTCGAGAACGCCATCACCGTCGTCATGGCGCTCGGCGGCTCGACCAACGCCGTCCTGCACCTGCTGGCGATCGCTCGCGAGGCCGGCGTCCCGCTGACGCTCGACGACTTCAGCCGCGTCGGCGACAAGGTCCCGCACCTGGGCGACCTCAAGCCGTTCGGCCGCTACGTCATGAACGACGTCGACAAGGTCGGCGGCATCCCGGTGATCATGAAGGCGCTGCTCGACGCGGGCCTCATGCACGGCGACGTCATGACCGTCACCGGCAAGACGATGGCCGAGAACCTCGCGCACATCGACCTGGGCCTGGACGGCGACGTCATCCGCCCGCTCGACAAGCCGATCCACAAGACCGGCGGCCTGACGATCCTGCACGGCTCGCTGGCTCCCGAGGGTGCGGTCGTCAAGAGCGCCGGCTTCGACGAGTCCGTCTTCCGCGGCACCGCCCGCGTGTTCGACGGTGAGCGTGCCGCGATGGACGCGCTGGAGGACGGCACCGTCGTCGCCGGCGACGTCGTCGTCATCCGCTACGAGGGCCCCAAGGGCGGCCCCGGCATGCGCGAGATGCTTGCCATCACCGGCGCCATCAAGGGCGCGGGCCTCGGCAAGGATGTCCTGCTGCTCACCGACGGCCGCTTCTCCGGCGGCACCACCGGCCTGTGCGTCGGCCACGTCGCCCCCGAGGCAGTCGACGGCGGCCCGATCGCGTTCGTCCGCGACGGCGACCCGATCACGCTGGACGTGGCGAACAAGACGCTCGACGTCGAGATCGAAGAGGCCGAGCTGGAGCAGCGCAAGGTCGGCTGGGAGCCCAACCCGCCGAAGTACACCTCCGGCGTGCTGGCCAAGTACCGCAAGCTGGTCAGCTCGGCCGCGCACGGCGCCGTCACCGGCTGA
- a CDS encoding DUF1540 domain-containing protein, which translates to MSIKELPLVHDCAVAGCSYNADQECHAGAINITGSDAGCGTFIDISVSGGLPTATASVGACHRSDCTHNDALECHADSIRVGPGADVADCLTYQVA; encoded by the coding sequence ATGTCGATCAAAGAACTGCCACTCGTCCACGACTGCGCTGTCGCAGGGTGCTCGTACAACGCCGACCAGGAGTGTCACGCCGGGGCGATCAACATCACCGGCTCCGACGCCGGCTGCGGGACGTTCATCGACATCAGCGTCTCCGGTGGCCTGCCCACCGCGACCGCGTCGGTCGGCGCGTGCCACCGCTCGGACTGCACCCACAACGACGCGCTGGAGTGCCACGCCGACTCGATCCGCGTCGGTCCCGGCGCCGACGTGGCGGACTGCCTGACGTACCAAGTCGCCTGA
- a CDS encoding pyridoxamine 5'-phosphate oxidase family protein produces MTTHDDQLETVTKIMRDARIAVLTYVSREGALVSTPMGVQDFEHPGTTWFLTEQSSEKVQALEADPRVNVAYSSDAGWVSLSGTAHVEQNRGKVEDLWDASSGAFMSGSPEDPGNIALRIDGTTAEYWESPGKVTAAVQLAKGLVTDKQPDLGDSGTVQL; encoded by the coding sequence ATGACCACTCACGACGACCAGCTCGAGACCGTCACCAAGATCATGCGCGACGCCCGGATCGCCGTCCTGACATACGTGTCCCGTGAGGGTGCGCTCGTGTCCACGCCCATGGGCGTGCAGGACTTCGAGCACCCCGGCACGACGTGGTTCCTCACGGAGCAGAGCAGCGAGAAGGTGCAGGCACTCGAGGCGGACCCGCGGGTGAACGTGGCCTACTCCAGCGACGCGGGCTGGGTCTCGCTCAGCGGCACCGCGCACGTCGAGCAGAACCGCGGCAAAGTCGAGGACCTGTGGGACGCCTCGTCCGGCGCGTTCATGTCCGGCAGCCCCGAGGACCCCGGCAACATCGCCCTGCGCATCGACGGCACCACCGCCGAGTACTGGGAGTCCCCGGGCAAGGTCACCGCGGCCGTCCAGCTGGCGAAGGGCCTCGTCACCGACAAGCAGCCCGACCTGGGGGACAGCGGCACTGTTCAGCTTTGA
- a CDS encoding patatin-like phospholipase family protein, which produces MDNERTVDLVLEGGGVKGIALVGAATALVENGYSFARIGGSSAGAMVGSIMAAMQHANEPFSRVDEIMRTIDYMAFVDRRPAAKYLKWAPRVADLWGMLFHLGAHPGRHLDQWLRGVLADLGVRTFGDLYFDDPGSSLPQNQSFRLVVTASDLSRQRAMFLPWDLEAHDRDPFDYPVARAVRASSAIPFFFEPVKVNSQFGKLTLVDGSLLRTYPIDVFDRTDGKPSRWPTLGVRLSSPAGERAKAKPVTSPVALLENLIKTTVDSTQVRHVSDPASIDRSIFAKPKGVRFTDFDLTPEQRTSLFEAGHKAATNWVAKHPAGPPASQPLESL; this is translated from the coding sequence GTGGACAACGAGCGCACGGTCGACCTCGTCCTGGAGGGCGGGGGAGTCAAGGGCATCGCCCTGGTCGGAGCCGCTACAGCCCTCGTGGAGAACGGGTACTCGTTCGCCCGGATCGGTGGGTCGTCCGCCGGCGCGATGGTCGGCTCGATCATGGCGGCGATGCAGCACGCGAACGAGCCATTCAGCCGGGTCGACGAGATCATGCGCACGATCGACTACATGGCGTTCGTCGACCGGCGGCCCGCGGCGAAGTACCTGAAGTGGGCGCCGCGCGTGGCAGACCTGTGGGGGATGCTGTTCCACCTCGGTGCGCATCCCGGGCGGCACCTGGACCAGTGGTTGCGCGGCGTCCTGGCCGACCTGGGCGTGCGGACCTTCGGTGACCTGTACTTCGACGACCCCGGCAGCTCCCTTCCCCAGAACCAGTCGTTCCGCCTCGTCGTCACCGCCAGTGACCTGTCGCGTCAGCGCGCGATGTTCCTGCCGTGGGACCTCGAGGCGCACGACCGCGATCCGTTCGACTATCCCGTCGCCCGGGCAGTGCGCGCCTCGTCCGCGATCCCGTTCTTCTTCGAGCCGGTGAAGGTGAACTCGCAGTTCGGCAAACTGACGCTCGTCGACGGATCCCTGCTCCGCACCTATCCCATCGACGTCTTCGACCGCACCGACGGCAAGCCCAGCCGCTGGCCCACGCTCGGCGTCCGGCTCAGCTCGCCCGCGGGGGAGCGGGCGAAGGCCAAGCCGGTCACCTCGCCCGTCGCGCTGCTGGAGAACCTCATCAAGACCACCGTGGACTCGACCCAGGTCCGTCACGTGAGCGATCCGGCGTCCATTGACCGCAGCATCTTCGCCAAGCCGAAGGGTGTGCGGTTCACCGACTTCGACCTGACGCCCGAGCAGCGCACGAGCCTGTTCGAGGCGGGGCACAAGGCGGCGACGAACTGGGTGGCCAAGCACCCTGCCGGCCCGCCCGCGTCGCAGCCGCTCGAATCGCTGTGA
- a CDS encoding HNH endonuclease signature motif containing protein, which produces MSPNRIAVACDAARRRRAIADFEEWSLIVGHHDRQTAEIDRTDDLVLSKELARREVVLELAQALHVTERTIWAIVFESRMLRERTPAVWEAFRAGDLDAARVSAIADCAERLQTRAAWTMLEHSAPEYAATHTVSELRSWLRRLRARLEPEETKAETAKAVEDRRVSITHNDDGTSWLNALLPTGVAIAVGDRLRKAAKALPSIDPETDEKDRRTRDQKMADLLAHWLTCSEGTATDIRAEIAISIAATDLIGLTDGPGLTLDGEPVGSEWVRELAQSEHAVLRRLVLDPIGQVLDTTVLSYRPPQSLRQALRWRDGTCRVAGCRAPVHETDQDHAIDYDSGGETSGANLRCLCRKHHNMKSHGHLDDRYLDPPRRYVERYLPCPPVVTVIDMVDPARLIA; this is translated from the coding sequence ATGAGCCCGAACCGCATCGCCGTCGCGTGTGACGCCGCGCGCCGTCGACGCGCGATCGCGGACTTCGAGGAGTGGTCGCTCATCGTCGGTCACCACGACCGACAGACGGCCGAGATCGACCGCACCGACGACCTCGTGCTGTCCAAGGAGCTCGCCCGGCGCGAGGTCGTGCTCGAATTGGCTCAGGCCCTGCATGTCACCGAGCGCACGATCTGGGCGATCGTCTTCGAGAGCCGGATGCTCCGCGAGCGCACGCCAGCAGTGTGGGAGGCGTTCCGTGCGGGCGACCTCGATGCGGCGCGCGTCTCCGCGATCGCCGACTGTGCCGAGCGACTCCAGACCCGTGCGGCGTGGACGATGCTCGAGCACTCCGCTCCCGAGTACGCCGCCACCCACACCGTCAGCGAACTCCGGTCCTGGCTGCGACGCCTGCGCGCCCGGCTCGAGCCTGAGGAGACGAAAGCCGAGACGGCCAAGGCGGTCGAGGACCGGCGCGTGTCCATCACGCACAACGACGACGGCACCAGCTGGCTCAACGCGCTGCTGCCCACGGGGGTGGCCATCGCCGTCGGCGACCGCCTGCGCAAGGCCGCCAAGGCACTCCCCTCGATCGATCCCGAGACCGACGAGAAGGACCGCCGCACCCGCGACCAGAAGATGGCCGACCTGCTCGCGCACTGGCTCACGTGCTCCGAGGGCACCGCCACCGACATCCGCGCCGAGATCGCCATCAGCATCGCCGCCACCGACCTCATCGGGCTCACCGACGGGCCTGGCCTCACCCTCGACGGCGAGCCGGTCGGCAGCGAGTGGGTCCGCGAGCTGGCACAGTCCGAGCACGCCGTCCTGCGTCGGCTCGTCCTCGACCCGATCGGTCAGGTGCTCGACACCACGGTCCTCAGCTACCGACCACCACAGTCACTTAGGCAAGCGCTCCGCTGGCGGGACGGCACCTGCCGCGTGGCCGGGTGCCGGGCACCCGTCCACGAGACAGATCAGGACCACGCGATCGACTACGACTCCGGCGGCGAGACCTCGGGTGCGAACCTCAGATGCCTGTGTCGCAAGCACCACAACATGAAGTCACACGGTCACCTCGACGACCGTTACCTCGACCCGCCCCGGCGTTATGTCGAGCGCTACCTGCCGTGCCCGCCAGTGGTGACGGTGATCGACATGGTCGACCCCGCCCGCCTCATCGCCTGA
- a CDS encoding SatD family protein, protein MEMKAGPSECVALIGDLVASRSAPSRRAAQEALIQALAAAHELVPSIQAPAPTIGDEFQSTHETLDQALLAALVVRLALPEGMDARVGIGAGTVEVVGRSEYGLTQDGPAWWNARDAIGQVEQRAGRQSGLRTWVHEGGTVNAYLMVRDHVVSGFDGRQRRLALGLIQGRTQRQLAESEGISPSAVSQSLRRSGALAVVDGLELVR, encoded by the coding sequence ATGGAAATGAAGGCAGGACCTTCAGAGTGCGTCGCCCTGATCGGCGACCTGGTGGCCTCGCGCAGCGCGCCCTCGCGGCGTGCGGCCCAAGAGGCGCTGATCCAGGCGCTGGCTGCCGCGCATGAGCTCGTCCCCTCGATCCAGGCCCCCGCGCCCACCATCGGCGACGAGTTCCAGTCGACCCACGAGACCCTCGATCAAGCGCTGCTGGCGGCGTTGGTCGTGCGACTCGCGCTACCCGAGGGGATGGACGCGCGGGTCGGCATCGGGGCCGGGACCGTCGAAGTCGTCGGTCGCTCCGAGTACGGTCTCACCCAAGATGGTCCGGCCTGGTGGAACGCGCGCGACGCGATCGGCCAGGTCGAGCAGCGCGCCGGCCGACAGTCCGGACTGCGTACCTGGGTGCACGAAGGGGGAACGGTGAACGCCTATCTGATGGTCCGCGACCATGTGGTCAGCGGCTTCGACGGACGCCAGCGCCGGCTGGCGCTCGGGCTCATCCAGGGACGCACGCAGCGTCAGCTCGCTGAGAGCGAGGGCATCTCGCCCTCCGCCGTCTCCCAGTCCCTGCGCCGCAGCGGAGCCCTGGCGGTCGTCGATGGTCTCGAGCTGGTGCGCTGA
- a CDS encoding protein adenylyltransferase SelO: MTTTPVTAPLSNRFAAEFPELAVPWRGEETPDPNVLVLNDLLAADLGLDAAALRAPDGVGLLTGTSVPPDATPVAQAYAGHQFGGYSPRLGDGRALLMGELTDREGRLRDLHLKGSGRTPFSRGGDGLAAVGPMLREYVISEAMHALGVPTTRSLAVVATGRDVRRETMLPGAVLARVAGSHLRVGTFQFAASTGDVGLLRRLADHAIERHHPTAASADNPYRALFEAVVEAQADLVARWMLIGFVHGVMNTDNMTISGETIDYGPCAFIEAYDPGAVYSSIDVGGRYAYGNQAAIAQWNLARFAETLLPLIAQDQDTAVELAMESLGRFATRYTATYAAGLQAKLGLPVGLEDAVAVKLGEELLDLLHSNHVDWTSGFRALASAARGDAEPFRGLFVDLAAIDEWLLRWQAVGPDPVAMDRANPIYIPRNHLVEEALDAATGGDLGPVQQLLQVIQRPFEERPGLERYAKPAPDDFGRYTTYCGT, from the coding sequence GTGACGACAACTCCCGTGACGGCACCACTCTCGAACCGCTTTGCCGCTGAGTTCCCGGAGTTGGCTGTGCCGTGGCGGGGCGAGGAGACACCGGACCCGAACGTGCTGGTGCTCAACGATCTGTTGGCCGCCGATCTCGGCCTGGACGCGGCCGCACTCCGGGCGCCCGACGGTGTCGGACTCCTCACCGGCACGTCGGTGCCGCCGGATGCCACGCCGGTCGCCCAGGCATACGCCGGTCACCAGTTCGGCGGCTACTCGCCGCGGCTGGGCGATGGCCGGGCACTGCTGATGGGCGAGCTGACCGACCGCGAGGGACGGCTCCGCGATCTTCACCTGAAGGGTTCCGGGCGTACGCCGTTCTCGCGCGGCGGCGACGGGCTGGCCGCCGTCGGGCCCATGCTGCGGGAGTACGTGATCAGTGAAGCGATGCATGCCCTCGGTGTGCCCACGACGCGCTCGCTGGCGGTCGTCGCCACCGGACGCGACGTGCGTCGCGAGACGATGCTGCCCGGAGCCGTGTTGGCGCGGGTGGCGGGCAGTCACCTCCGCGTGGGCACGTTCCAGTTCGCCGCTTCGACCGGCGACGTGGGGCTGCTGCGACGTCTCGCCGACCACGCGATCGAGCGCCATCACCCGACAGCCGCGTCTGCCGACAATCCGTACCGGGCGCTGTTCGAGGCCGTGGTCGAGGCGCAGGCCGACCTCGTGGCCCGGTGGATGCTCATCGGGTTCGTCCACGGCGTCATGAACACCGACAACATGACGATCTCCGGCGAGACGATCGATTACGGGCCGTGCGCGTTCATCGAGGCGTACGACCCCGGCGCGGTCTACAGCTCGATCGACGTCGGCGGCCGCTACGCCTACGGCAACCAGGCCGCGATCGCCCAGTGGAACCTCGCGCGGTTCGCGGAGACGCTCCTGCCCCTGATCGCGCAGGACCAGGACACCGCCGTCGAGCTCGCGATGGAGTCGCTCGGCAGGTTCGCCACGAGGTACACGGCCACGTATGCGGCGGGTCTGCAGGCGAAGCTCGGTCTTCCCGTGGGCCTGGAGGACGCAGTCGCGGTGAAGCTGGGGGAGGAGCTGCTCGATCTCCTGCACAGCAACCACGTCGACTGGACCAGCGGCTTCCGCGCGCTGGCCTCGGCAGCCCGCGGTGATGCCGAGCCCTTCCGGGGACTGTTCGTCGACTTGGCAGCGATCGACGAGTGGCTGCTGCGCTGGCAGGCGGTCGGACCCGACCCGGTCGCGATGGACCGCGCCAATCCCATCTACATCCCACGCAACCATCTGGTGGAGGAGGCGCTCGACGCCGCCACGGGCGGTGATCTCGGTCCGGTTCAGCAGCTGTTGCAGGTCATTCAGCGCCCGTTCGAGGAGCGTCCGGGGCTGGAGCGATACGCCAAACCAGCACCAGATGACTTTGGTCGCTACACCACTTACTGCGGCACCTGA
- a CDS encoding acyltransferase family protein, whose protein sequence is MTTRLATSPPGAVTPSRDHRLEIQGLRALAALLVVIYHLWPGRLPGGYVGVDIFFVISGFLITSHLLREIDRDGRISFAQFWARRARRLLPAALSVIAVSGVATWLWVPQQYWSQFFREMIASAVYVENWLLADDSVDYLAQENIASPVQHYWTLSVEEQFYLVWPLLVTLGLWLAVRFGRDRRPMIAAVLAVVVAASLAHSLYLVAQGVPQAYFAATTRAWEFGAGALLAFSPGLLKRLPDVARSLVSWGALAFMVAAGLLFDEATPVPGLPIVALVAAVVLLIAAGSPGSALSPMPLLRRRSVQWTGDVSYALYLWHWPLIVLLPFVRGRENGPFALVGILVLTFVLAGLSTRLIEDPVRTSTFLKHARPRLTYGLTALAMAAVIVPSLMAIKSSDRALQRDQEIAESIAEQAPACFGAASHDPEKPCDNPELDRLQIPDPRSANGDRPPEGWCSQRPVGEAIKPCSGGDWADPDTLKVAIVGDSHARMMSSVLREWADDGKVAWDGYFQSGCVWTTADPWRIKYVDECVDFKQQMSAIMAEKADQYDLVITTARADRVPGSEDERTAGLLEAWSAATDRGVPVVALSDIPLQARNEVNACLEQTPQDRQADCALDRSKTLVEPDPFVTAAKAGDRTHAMDLRDVLCDERKCPAVIGGVTVYADSNHLTDTFVRTMAPIVWRELARAGLTG, encoded by the coding sequence GTGACCACGCGCCTCGCCACTTCCCCACCCGGCGCCGTCACCCCTTCCCGCGATCATCGACTCGAGATCCAGGGCCTGCGCGCACTCGCTGCCCTGCTCGTCGTGATCTACCACCTGTGGCCGGGTCGCCTGCCCGGCGGCTACGTGGGCGTCGACATCTTCTTCGTCATCTCGGGCTTCCTGATCACCAGCCATCTGCTGCGCGAGATCGACCGCGACGGTCGCATCTCGTTCGCGCAGTTCTGGGCCCGGCGGGCGCGGCGCCTGCTGCCGGCCGCACTGTCGGTCATCGCAGTCTCCGGCGTCGCCACGTGGCTGTGGGTGCCGCAGCAGTACTGGTCGCAGTTCTTCCGCGAGATGATCGCGTCGGCCGTGTACGTCGAGAACTGGCTGCTGGCCGACGACTCGGTGGACTACCTCGCGCAGGAGAACATCGCCTCGCCCGTCCAGCACTACTGGACCCTGTCGGTCGAGGAGCAGTTCTACCTGGTGTGGCCGCTGCTGGTGACCCTCGGCCTGTGGCTCGCGGTGCGGTTCGGGCGCGACCGGCGACCGATGATCGCGGCCGTGCTCGCGGTCGTCGTGGCGGCCAGCCTGGCTCACAGCCTGTACCTCGTCGCGCAGGGCGTCCCGCAGGCGTACTTCGCGGCGACGACGCGTGCGTGGGAGTTCGGCGCGGGGGCGCTGCTGGCCTTCTCCCCCGGCCTGCTGAAGCGACTGCCCGATGTCGCCCGCTCGCTGGTCTCCTGGGGTGCGTTGGCGTTCATGGTCGCCGCGGGCCTGCTCTTCGACGAGGCGACGCCCGTGCCAGGGCTGCCGATCGTGGCACTCGTGGCCGCGGTCGTGCTTCTCATCGCGGCCGGCTCGCCGGGGTCGGCCCTGTCCCCCATGCCGCTGCTGCGCCGCCGCTCGGTGCAGTGGACGGGTGACGTCTCGTACGCGCTGTACCTGTGGCACTGGCCGCTCATCGTGCTGCTGCCGTTCGTGCGCGGCCGCGAGAACGGCCCGTTCGCCCTGGTGGGGATCCTCGTCCTGACATTCGTCCTGGCGGGCCTGTCCACGCGGCTCATCGAGGACCCCGTGCGGACGTCGACGTTCCTGAAGCACGCGCGGCCGCGGCTGACGTACGGCCTCACGGCGCTCGCCATGGCTGCCGTGATCGTGCCGTCGCTGATGGCGATCAAGTCCAGCGATCGGGCCCTGCAGCGCGATCAGGAGATCGCCGAGTCCATCGCCGAGCAGGCGCCCGCATGCTTCGGCGCCGCCTCGCACGATCCCGAGAAGCCGTGCGACAACCCCGAACTGGATCGGCTGCAGATCCCCGACCCTCGCTCGGCCAACGGTGACCGTCCGCCCGAGGGCTGGTGCTCGCAGCGCCCGGTCGGCGAGGCGATCAAGCCCTGCAGCGGTGGCGACTGGGCCGACCCCGACACGCTCAAGGTCGCGATCGTGGGCGACTCGCACGCGCGCATGATGAGCTCGGTGCTGCGCGAGTGGGCCGACGACGGCAAGGTCGCGTGGGACGGCTACTTCCAGAGCGGCTGCGTGTGGACCACCGCGGACCCGTGGCGGATCAAGTACGTCGACGAGTGCGTGGACTTCAAGCAGCAGATGTCGGCGATCATGGCCGAGAAGGCCGACCAGTACGACCTGGTCATCACGACGGCGCGCGCGGACCGGGTTCCCGGCAGCGAGGACGAGCGCACGGCCGGGCTGCTCGAGGCGTGGTCGGCGGCGACGGACCGTGGCGTGCCGGTCGTCGCGCTCTCGGACATCCCGCTGCAGGCGCGCAACGAGGTCAACGCATGCCTGGAGCAGACGCCCCAGGACCGCCAGGCCGACTGTGCTTTGGACCGGTCGAAGACCTTGGTCGAGCCGGACCCGTTCGTCACTGCGGCCAAGGCCGGTGACCGCACGCACGCGATGGACCTGCGCGACGTGCTGTGCGACGAGCGGAAGTGCCCCGCCGTGATCGGCGGCGTCACCGTCTACGCCGACTCGAACCACCTCACCGACACGTTCGTGCGCACGATGGCGCCGATCGTGTGGCGCGAGCTGGCGCGCGCCGGCCTCACCGGCTGA
- the gatB gene encoding Asp-tRNA(Asn)/Glu-tRNA(Gln) amidotransferase subunit GatB, translated as MSATATKLVPFEEALTRYQPVMGLEIHVELNTNTKMFCGCPTEFGAEPNTQICPVCLGLPGALPVVNAKAVESAIRMGLALNCEIAEWCRFARKNYFYPDMPKNFQTSQYDEPIAFDGFIDVDVDGETYRIQIERAHMEEDTGKSLHVGGSTGRIHGADHSLLDYNRAGIPLIEIVTRTIEVPGDKAPAVARAFVNQIRDLMVALGVSDARMDQGSMRADVNLSLKPLGSDQLGTRTETKNVNSFRSVERAVRYEIGRHAAILDAGGSILQETRHFHESDGTTSAGRPKSDADDYRYFPEPDLAPVAPDPAWVEELRGTLPEPPAERRKRLQSEWGFSDLDMRDTVGAGALDLVVETIAAGATPQSAKKWWLGELARTANEQGTDLQALAITPAQVAQIQGLIDAKRINDKLARQVFEGVLAGEGDPEAVVVARGLEVVSDDGALGDAVDRAIANDPDAAQKIRDGKQAAAGALIGFVMKEMRGQADAGRVRELIIEKLS; from the coding sequence ATGAGCGCCACTGCCACGAAGCTCGTCCCGTTCGAGGAAGCGCTGACCCGCTACCAGCCGGTGATGGGTCTGGAGATCCACGTCGAGCTCAACACGAACACGAAGATGTTCTGCGGCTGCCCGACCGAGTTCGGCGCCGAGCCGAACACGCAGATCTGCCCGGTGTGCCTGGGCCTCCCGGGTGCGCTGCCGGTGGTCAACGCGAAGGCTGTCGAGTCCGCGATCCGCATGGGTCTGGCGCTCAACTGCGAGATCGCCGAGTGGTGCCGCTTCGCGCGGAAGAACTACTTCTACCCGGACATGCCGAAGAACTTCCAGACGTCGCAGTACGACGAGCCGATCGCGTTCGACGGCTTCATCGACGTGGACGTCGACGGCGAGACGTACCGGATCCAGATCGAGCGCGCGCACATGGAGGAGGACACCGGCAAGTCGCTGCACGTCGGCGGCAGCACGGGTCGCATCCACGGTGCCGATCACTCGCTGCTGGACTACAACCGCGCCGGCATCCCGTTGATCGAGATCGTCACCCGCACGATCGAGGTCCCCGGCGACAAGGCGCCCGCGGTCGCGCGTGCGTTCGTCAACCAGATCCGCGACCTCATGGTGGCGCTGGGCGTCTCCGACGCCCGCATGGACCAGGGCTCGATGCGTGCCGACGTGAACCTCTCGCTCAAGCCGCTCGGCTCCGACCAGCTGGGCACGCGCACCGAGACCAAGAACGTCAACTCGTTCCGCTCGGTCGAGCGGGCCGTGCGGTACGAGATCGGCCGCCACGCGGCGATCCTCGACGCCGGCGGCTCGATCCTGCAGGAGACGCGTCACTTCCACGAGTCCGACGGCACCACGTCCGCCGGCCGCCCGAAGTCCGACGCCGACGACTACCGCTACTTCCCCGAGCCGGACCTCGCGCCCGTCGCTCCGGACCCGGCCTGGGTCGAGGAGCTGCGCGGCACGCTGCCCGAGCCGCCGGCCGAGCGCCGCAAGCGCCTGCAGTCCGAGTGGGGCTTCAGCGATCTGGACATGCGCGACACGGTCGGTGCGGGCGCGCTCGACCTCGTCGTCGAAACGATCGCCGCGGGCGCGACGCCCCAGTCCGCCAAGAAGTGGTGGCTGGGCGAGCTGGCCCGCACGGCCAACGAGCAGGGCACCGATCTGCAGGCGCTGGCGATCACGCCGGCCCAGGTGGCGCAGATCCAGGGCCTCATCGACGCCAAGCGGATCAACGACAAGCTGGCCCGTCAGGTCTTCGAGGGGGTGCTGGCCGGCGAGGGCGATCCCGAGGCGGTCGTCGTCGCCCGCGGCCTCGAGGTCGTGTCCGACGACGGAGCCCTCGGCGACGCCGTCGACCGCGCCATCGCCAACGATCCCGACGCGGCGCAGAAGATCCGCGACGGCAAGCAGGCTGCGGCCGGTGCGCTGATCGGCTTCGTGATGAAGGAGATGCGCGGTCAGGCCGACGCCGGCCGGGTGCGCGAGCTCATCATCGAGAAGCTCTCCTGA